The following proteins are co-located in the Nitrospirota bacterium genome:
- the carA gene encoding glutamine-hydrolyzing carbamoyl-phosphate synthase small subunit: protein MSGKTKALLVLSDGVVFEGKNFGSEGETIGEVVFNTSMTGYQEILTDPSYKGQIVVMTYSQIGNYGINEEDIESFNGPKAEGFAVKEYIDFPSNWRSYHSLEKYLKKYGIVCIEGIDTRALTRHLRKYGAQMGIISSLDLNPSKLLEKVRAHPGISAFDLVKDVTAKKPFIWEEGVWKWKESDKESKYYGIKVSEFQNSENLLPGQSDTVLKRVVVYDFGVKFNILRNLKEAGFHIAVVPAQTPAEVVLDMNPDGIVLSNGPGDPQTVKYGIENTKKLIGRKPVFGICLGHQILGLAMGGTTYKLKFGHHGGNHPVKDLITGRVEITSQNHNYCVDINSLKGQVRLTHKNLYDGTEEGMQHVDFPVFSVQHHPEAGPGPNDSAHLFKRFHEMIERFK from the coding sequence ATGAGTGGTAAGACTAAGGCGCTGCTTGTACTTTCAGATGGAGTTGTGTTTGAAGGTAAAAATTTTGGTTCAGAAGGGGAAACAATCGGGGAAGTCGTATTCAATACATCAATGACAGGTTATCAAGAAATACTCACTGACCCTTCTTATAAAGGTCAGATTGTTGTAATGACTTATTCACAAATTGGCAATTATGGAATAAATGAAGAAGATATAGAATCATTCAATGGCCCAAAAGCTGAAGGTTTTGCTGTCAAAGAATATATAGATTTTCCGAGTAACTGGCGGTCATATCATTCTCTTGAGAAATATTTAAAAAAGTACGGGATTGTTTGCATTGAAGGCATTGACACACGTGCGTTAACGAGACATCTAAGAAAATATGGGGCACAGATGGGAATTATTTCAAGTCTTGACTTGAATCCTTCAAAACTTCTTGAAAAAGTTAGAGCACACCCGGGTATTTCTGCTTTTGACCTTGTGAAAGATGTAACAGCAAAAAAACCTTTTATTTGGGAAGAAGGGGTGTGGAAGTGGAAGGAGAGCGACAAAGAGTCAAAATATTATGGCATCAAAGTGTCAGAGTTTCAAAACTCTGAAAACCTGTTACCCGGTCAATCTGACACTGTTCTTAAAAGGGTTGTTGTCTATGACTTCGGCGTAAAGTTCAATATCCTGAGGAATCTTAAGGAAGCCGGTTTTCATATTGCTGTCGTTCCCGCTCAAACTCCTGCAGAAGTTGTGCTTGATATGAATCCTGATGGAATAGTATTAAGTAATGGACCCGGTGATCCTCAAACAGTTAAATATGGCATTGAGAATACAAAAAAATTGATTGGAAGAAAGCCTGTTTTTGGAATATGTCTTGGCCATCAGATACTCGGGCTTGCGATGGGAGGAACAACTTATAAATTAAAGTTCGGACATCATGGAGGGAACCATCCTGTAAAGGATCTAATTACAGGAAGAGTCGAGATTACTTCTCAAAACCATAATTATTGTGTTGATATAAATAGCCTTAAAGGTCAGGTTAGACTTACACACAAAAATCTCTATGATGGAACTGAAGAAGGCATGCAGCATGTTGATTTTCCTGTTTTCTCGGTTCAACATCATCCTGAAGCAGGTCCCGGACCGAACGATTCAGCGCATTTATTCAAAAGATTCCATGAGATGATAGAGAGATTTAAGTAG
- a CDS encoding aspartate carbamoyltransferase catalytic subunit — protein MLRSKDLLGIKELSEEEINLILDTASAFKDVIGRDIKKVPTLRGKTAINLFFEPSTRTRTSFELAAKRLSTDVINFSVPMSSVVKGESIIDTALAVQALGADFVIIRHSSSGVPHLLSKKLKASVINAGDGTNEHPTQALLDAFTIREKKNKIKGLEIAIVGDIIHSRVAKSNIYCLKKLGALIRLIGPPTLIPKEIEELGVGIHHNMESGLKDVDVLMMLRIQMERQGKGFFPSTDEYSKNWGLTLERLSFAKDDVIVMHPGPMNRGIEIVSEIADGPKSVILEQVTNGIAVRMAVMYLLAGVER, from the coding sequence ATGCTGAGGAGTAAAGACCTGCTTGGCATTAAAGAACTCTCGGAAGAAGAGATAAATCTTATACTTGATACAGCCTCTGCTTTTAAAGATGTAATTGGAAGAGATATTAAAAAAGTACCAACCCTTCGTGGTAAAACAGCCATTAATCTGTTTTTTGAACCTTCAACCCGAACCAGGACTTCATTTGAACTTGCTGCAAAAAGGCTCAGCACGGATGTAATTAATTTCTCAGTTCCTATGAGTAGTGTCGTGAAAGGAGAAAGTATTATAGATACTGCCCTGGCTGTTCAAGCATTAGGTGCTGATTTCGTAATTATACGACATTCATCATCAGGAGTACCACATCTTCTTTCAAAAAAACTCAAAGCTTCTGTGATAAACGCAGGCGATGGAACAAATGAGCATCCAACACAGGCACTACTTGATGCTTTTACGATAAGAGAGAAGAAAAACAAGATTAAGGGACTCGAAATCGCTATCGTAGGAGATATAATTCACAGCAGGGTTGCAAAATCGAACATATATTGTCTGAAAAAACTTGGTGCTCTTATCAGGCTAATCGGCCCACCCACTTTGATCCCAAAAGAAATAGAAGAACTTGGGGTCGGGATTCATCATAATATGGAATCCGGACTTAAAGATGTGGATGTTCTCATGATGCTAAGGATACAGATGGAAAGGCAGGGAAAAGGATTTTTCCCTTCTACAGATGAATATTCCAAAAATTGGGGATTAACCCTTGAGAGACTATCATTTGCAAAGGATGATGTAATTGTAATGCATCCTGGCCCAATGAATCGAGGCATAGAGATTGTTTCAGAAATAGCAGATGGGCCAAAATCGGTCATTCTTGAACAGGTGACAAATGGGATTGCTGTAAGGATGGCAGTAATGTATCTGCTTGCAGGAGTTGAAAGGTGA
- a CDS encoding dihydroorotase, protein MKILIKNGHIIDPLQGIDGIGNILIEGGKIAKIKMQKTPPIVTKGTRRVGNDSELQTIDANGLFVIPGLIDMHVHLREPGFEYKETIKTGTMAAIRGGFTTVCCMPNTFPVNDNASVTEFIIRKASQEGHCFVLPIGAITKSQKGEELAEIGTMRNEGCIAFSDDGNPVMNSLIMRRALEYSKAFNVPIISHCEDLSLSEDGVMNEGLISATLGLKGIPDEAEQIMVYRDISLAKLTGGKLHIAHVSTEGTVKLVREAKLSGINVTAETCPHYFSLTEKAVKGYDTNAKVNPPLRTERDIEAIKEGLIDGTIDVIATDHAPHHLDEKQKEFDKAPSGISGLETALSLSLKLVHEGLLTFPQLIEKMATNPARILKIDRGSLKIGSDANIVIVNKDKEFKVEAKKFISKGKNTPFDGWTLRGLPIYTIYKEIIYEW, encoded by the coding sequence GTGAAAATACTTATAAAAAATGGGCACATCATAGATCCGCTTCAGGGTATCGATGGGATTGGGAATATTCTGATCGAAGGCGGAAAGATTGCAAAAATTAAGATGCAGAAAACACCCCCCATTGTTACTAAGGGAACCCGAAGAGTTGGCAATGACTCTGAACTCCAAACCATCGATGCGAATGGACTATTTGTTATTCCAGGACTTATTGACATGCACGTGCATCTGAGAGAACCAGGTTTTGAATACAAAGAGACAATAAAAACTGGAACTATGGCAGCAATCAGAGGTGGTTTCACAACTGTTTGTTGCATGCCAAATACATTTCCAGTAAATGATAATGCAAGTGTTACAGAGTTTATTATAAGAAAAGCTTCTCAGGAGGGTCATTGCTTTGTTCTTCCTATCGGTGCAATCACGAAATCACAAAAGGGTGAAGAACTTGCAGAGATCGGAACAATGAGAAATGAGGGATGTATTGCATTCTCTGATGATGGTAACCCAGTAATGAACAGTCTAATTATGAGGAGGGCTCTTGAATATTCAAAGGCATTTAATGTGCCCATCATTTCACACTGTGAGGATTTAAGCCTCTCAGAAGATGGTGTTATGAACGAAGGGCTAATTTCTGCCACACTCGGTTTAAAAGGCATACCTGATGAGGCTGAACAGATAATGGTATATAGAGACATTTCATTGGCAAAGCTTACAGGTGGAAAACTTCATATTGCCCATGTCTCAACTGAAGGCACAGTGAAATTAGTTAGGGAGGCAAAATTAAGTGGAATTAATGTAACAGCTGAAACTTGTCCTCATTATTTCAGCCTTACGGAAAAAGCAGTCAAAGGATATGATACAAATGCGAAAGTAAATCCTCCGTTAAGAACAGAAAGGGATATAGAAGCGATAAAGGAAGGGTTAATAGATGGGACAATAGATGTTATTGCAACAGACCATGCCCCTCATCATTTGGATGAAAAACAGAAAGAGTTTGATAAGGCACCTTCAGGCATTTCAGGACTCGAAACAGCATTGAGTTTAAGTCTGAAATTAGTACATGAAGGTTTATTAACATTTCCACAGTTAATAGAAAAAATGGCAACTAATCCAGCAAGAATATTAAAGATTGATCGTGGATCTTTGAAAATTGGCTCAGATGCGAATATTGTTATTGTAAACAAAGATAAAGAATTTAAGGTTGAGGCAAAAAAATTCATTTCTAAGGGTAAAAATACCCCTTTTGATGGCTGGACATTGAGAGGTCTTCCGATTTACACAATTTATAAGGAAATAATTTATGAGTGGTAA
- the smc gene encoding chromosome segregation protein SMC, whose translation MRIEKIELNGFKSFADRTSFHFHPGTTCIVGPNGCGKSNIVDAFRWVLGEQSARSLRGEKMEEVIFNGSVSKKPRGMAEVTMVISGLNGLKQSSLDGNGGNFSDTASVTRRLYRSGESEYILNKDQCRLKDIKELFLDTGLEAKSYSILEQDRISELLNAKPQERRILIEEIAGVMKYNVRKREAISKLESSRANLQRINDITTEVKKQISLLDRLAKKAERYKKLIADINAIELKIAKRDYQNLKESFEKILLEYNSLKEEEAIKRANLSEIENQTETKRFDLLQKEKLLESIQLQFQNVEREIAELEKKLAVSRTEQDNAKEYLSKLYQQSEEYNKKQADALIKQEELYKIREEFLCKIENQKGLLVQKSEFLKTLEDELLESEELAEDKRRELFRISEELSSLRNEKNQILASFENLDHREAISIKDIENVKKVLSEVDTSLKDLADNILEKNNELMLLKEKKEVFIKELFESKEKIENLREKLSGLKEELASNTSRMESLKELIFDESAKDLFSQDLSFKILAYISDVIEVDDKYEKAIESALSDKVNSFILSSFDDIEAAIALVKEKSLGRTAFIPVSPVIHNMNSTIPEGSLGRVSDFIRTNDEFSYIANSLFQNFFVVKDMKTAINLIKSGKNNFFVTLDGEVIEPSGAVIAGEVKGIFRRKRELRELESRTGYARDMIEHLQNELNSFQNIIKTKESELEAIETVIVQREKEISLLKLTAENSREDRERRNKKLAYLTLELEQIVKEKEAIGKLLNKKESEIQFIEEKKADIEQQNDFLQEDISQKRAKIDEHKAEVTEVRLLITSFKEKIDSIGKEIDAISKEIEENRRRRQLLAEEVSSIKFRIAQHEQEISENEEKLKSLVSVADTMYTDISRKKEIIENNTQELMTIEQAFKILRNQIESLSQKISGLDIQRTELRLKMENLSENIQQNYGLDIAIVDVEPLTEDDETRLIQLKEKVSELGQVNLGTLEEYEELRTRYEFLKTQQDDLNRSIAELEEAISKINITTRKKLREAYEALKAKFSEVFVRLFGGGRAELILTDENNILETGIDIIAQPPGKKLQNINLLSGGEKTLTALSLLFASFLIKPTPLCILDEADSALDEANTEKFAQTIKELSKDTQFIVVTHNRYTVSIADYIYGITMEEAGVSKVISMQLVEAS comes from the coding sequence ATGCGAATCGAAAAGATTGAACTGAACGGTTTTAAATCCTTCGCAGATAGAACGTCTTTTCATTTTCATCCAGGCACAACCTGCATTGTTGGTCCTAATGGTTGCGGTAAAAGTAATATCGTTGATGCTTTCCGCTGGGTACTTGGTGAGCAGAGTGCAAGAAGCCTCAGGGGTGAAAAAATGGAAGAAGTTATATTCAATGGTTCGGTATCCAAAAAACCGCGTGGTATGGCTGAAGTAACAATGGTTATTTCCGGACTAAATGGATTAAAGCAATCTTCTTTAGATGGAAATGGAGGAAATTTTTCAGATACCGCATCTGTAACGAGAAGGCTTTATAGATCAGGTGAAAGCGAATATATTTTGAATAAAGATCAATGTCGTTTAAAAGATATAAAAGAACTTTTTCTTGATACGGGGCTTGAGGCCAAGAGTTATTCAATTCTTGAGCAAGACAGGATATCCGAGCTATTAAATGCAAAACCACAGGAAAGAAGAATACTTATTGAAGAAATAGCTGGAGTCATGAAATATAATGTCAGAAAGAGAGAGGCAATTTCAAAACTTGAATCTTCAAGAGCAAATCTACAGAGAATTAATGATATAACAACCGAGGTAAAAAAACAGATTAGTTTACTCGATAGACTTGCAAAGAAAGCTGAAAGGTATAAAAAGCTTATTGCAGATATTAATGCTATTGAACTCAAAATCGCTAAAAGAGATTATCAGAATTTAAAAGAATCTTTTGAAAAAATATTATTGGAATATAATTCACTCAAAGAAGAAGAAGCTATTAAAAGAGCAAATCTGTCTGAAATTGAGAATCAAACAGAGACTAAAAGATTTGATTTACTCCAGAAAGAAAAACTTCTGGAATCCATTCAGTTGCAATTTCAGAACGTAGAGCGAGAGATTGCAGAACTTGAAAAAAAACTTGCAGTTTCAAGAACCGAACAGGATAATGCAAAAGAATATCTTTCAAAACTCTATCAGCAAAGCGAAGAATACAATAAGAAACAGGCGGATGCATTAATAAAACAAGAAGAACTCTATAAGATAAGAGAGGAGTTTTTGTGCAAAATAGAAAATCAGAAAGGACTTCTCGTTCAAAAGTCAGAATTTTTAAAAACACTTGAAGATGAGCTCTTAGAAAGTGAAGAACTTGCTGAGGATAAACGGAGGGAGCTTTTCAGAATCTCAGAGGAACTTAGCAGTTTGAGAAACGAGAAGAACCAGATTCTGGCATCTTTTGAAAATCTTGATCACCGTGAAGCAATATCTATCAAAGATATCGAGAATGTAAAAAAAGTTTTATCTGAAGTCGATACTTCACTTAAAGATTTAGCAGATAATATTCTTGAAAAAAACAATGAACTTATGCTCCTGAAAGAAAAAAAAGAAGTTTTTATAAAAGAACTCTTTGAAAGCAAAGAGAAGATTGAAAATTTGAGAGAAAAATTATCAGGATTAAAGGAGGAACTTGCATCTAACACCTCACGAATGGAGTCCCTCAAGGAGCTTATTTTTGATGAATCGGCAAAAGATTTGTTTTCACAAGACCTATCATTTAAGATTCTTGCATATATATCTGATGTGATTGAAGTTGATGACAAATATGAAAAGGCTATCGAAAGCGCACTGTCAGATAAGGTTAATTCTTTCATCCTCTCTTCATTTGATGATATCGAAGCTGCTATAGCTCTCGTAAAAGAAAAATCTTTGGGCAGAACAGCCTTTATCCCAGTAAGTCCTGTTATTCACAATATGAATTCGACTATTCCTGAAGGTTCTTTGGGCAGGGTATCGGATTTTATTCGCACAAATGATGAGTTTTCATACATTGCAAATAGTCTCTTCCAAAACTTTTTTGTTGTCAAAGACATGAAGACAGCTATCAATCTGATTAAATCAGGCAAAAATAACTTTTTTGTAACACTCGATGGAGAAGTTATAGAACCTTCTGGAGCAGTTATCGCTGGCGAAGTAAAAGGTATATTCAGGAGGAAGAGAGAGTTAAGGGAACTGGAGAGTAGAACCGGATATGCCAGGGATATGATAGAGCATCTACAGAATGAACTCAATTCTTTTCAGAATATAATCAAAACAAAGGAATCTGAACTGGAAGCTATCGAAACAGTAATTGTACAGCGTGAGAAAGAGATATCCCTCTTGAAACTAACCGCTGAAAACTCAAGAGAAGACAGGGAACGGAGGAATAAAAAACTTGCATATCTGACTCTTGAACTTGAGCAGATAGTGAAGGAAAAAGAAGCTATTGGAAAATTACTAAATAAAAAAGAGAGCGAGATTCAATTTATAGAAGAAAAGAAAGCTGATATAGAGCAACAAAATGATTTTCTGCAGGAAGATATTTCTCAAAAAAGGGCCAAAATTGATGAGCACAAAGCAGAAGTTACAGAAGTCCGTCTTTTGATCACTTCCTTTAAGGAGAAGATAGATTCAATTGGTAAAGAAATAGACGCTATCTCTAAGGAGATTGAAGAAAATAGACGAAGAAGACAACTACTGGCAGAGGAAGTATCCTCAATAAAATTCCGCATAGCACAGCATGAACAAGAGATCTCTGAAAATGAAGAGAAATTAAAATCACTGGTATCTGTAGCTGACACCATGTATACAGACATATCCAGGAAAAAAGAGATAATAGAAAACAACACTCAGGAATTAATGACAATTGAACAAGCTTTTAAAATACTTAGAAATCAAATAGAATCTTTATCACAAAAGATATCAGGACTTGATATCCAGAGAACCGAACTGAGACTTAAAATGGAAAATCTTTCAGAAAATATACAACAGAATTACGGATTAGATATTGCAATTGTTGATGTAGAACCTCTTACAGAAGATGACGAAACACGTTTGATTCAGCTCAAAGAGAAAGTGTCTGAACTCGGACAGGTGAATCTTGGAACTCTTGAAGAGTATGAAGAACTCCGAACACGTTATGAATTCCTCAAAACACAACAGGACGACCTAAACAGGTCAATTGCTGAACTTGAAGAAGCAATATCAAAAATAAATATTACAACCAGGAAAAAACTCAGAGAGGCATATGAAGCTCTGAAGGCAAAATTTTCAGAAGTATTTGTGAGACTTTTCGGGGGCGGAAGAGCTGAACTTATCCTGACTGACGAAAATAATATACTTGAAACAGGGATAGATATTATTGCCCAGCCACCAGGGAAAAAGCTACAGAATATAAACCTTCTTTCTGGAGGAGAAAAGACTTTAACGGCTTTATCCCTTCTTTTTGCAAGTTTTTTGATCAAACCAACTCCTCTTTGTATTCTGGACGAAGCAGATTCTGCCCTTGATGAAGCTAATACCGAAAAATTTGCTCAAACAATAAAGGAACTTTCAAAGGATACACAGTTTATCGTGGTTACACATAACAGATATACTGTAAGCATCGCAGATTATATATATGGAATAACAATGGAAGAAGCTGGTGTCTCAAAAGTGATTTCAATGCAGCTTGTTGAAGCTTCTTAA
- the pyrR gene encoding bifunctional pyr operon transcriptional regulator/uracil phosphoribosyltransferase PyrR, with protein MTKELMSKIDVDRVLTRIAHEILEKNKGIENVCLVGIQRGGVHLAKRLASKIKHIEKKEIPVGMLDIAFYRDDINIRKAQPIIRKTEVPFEITDMKIILVDDVLFTGRSIRAAMDALTDLGRPAAIQLAVLIDRGHRELPIKADYVGKNIPTSLNENVEVQLMEDGKEDKVIIEKSGENKR; from the coding sequence ATGACTAAGGAACTAATGAGTAAAATAGATGTTGACAGGGTTTTAACACGTATAGCTCATGAAATTTTAGAAAAAAATAAAGGGATCGAAAATGTATGCCTTGTCGGCATTCAGAGGGGTGGCGTTCATCTCGCAAAAAGACTTGCCAGCAAGATTAAACATATAGAGAAAAAAGAGATTCCTGTTGGAATGCTTGATATAGCATTCTATAGGGATGATATTAATATAAGAAAAGCACAACCGATTATAAGAAAGACTGAGGTTCCTTTTGAGATAACTGATATGAAAATAATTCTTGTTGATGATGTGCTGTTTACAGGAAGATCTATCAGAGCCGCAATGGACGCACTTACAGATCTCGGAAGACCTGCTGCAATTCAATTAGCGGTATTGATTGACAGAGGACATAGGGAACTGCCGATTAAAGCTGATTATGTTGGCAAAAATATTCCGACATCTCTGAACGAAAATGTTGAAGTGCAGCTTATGGAAGATGGGAAAGAAGATAAAGTTATCATAGAAAAATCAGGAGAAAATAAGCGATAA